A DNA window from Camelina sativa cultivar DH55 chromosome 13, Cs, whole genome shotgun sequence contains the following coding sequences:
- the LOC104737177 gene encoding plant UBX domain-containing protein 8-like, translating to MASTPNQEAIDTFISITGASNAVALQKLEEHRGDLNQAVNAYFSEGARNVVHEAPVNALHDDEMDIDDVIPAPQSPLSMFNAARTIGRPFSLLDSDFARGIFDSDPLMPRPPFVSHPREVRQIPIEVKDSSSGPSGRSSDAPTIEDVTETTHVQGPATQGTVIIDEESDDDIPYAPRGQSRQDGLAGSVANNNQDYNDIEEEMIRAAIEASKKEAGGSTNPLLEERPPHMEDDDDIAKAVTMSLKSAEEEVLRGQGYKASTSEIGASEVTAAQGPQDTQALNGRLAAPSSPFEDDSDDVDEQPLIRHRPRRAASGSLAPPNVDRSRSGSPEEERASINPEERGSGFPSEWGGISSEEHDEAVMLEAAMFGGIPETGYNPPLPFLPPQPRAQPPPPSPSLTAQRLIREQQDDEYLASLQADRDKEIKSIREEETARKAFLEEEKKKEEEAQRKLEEEQELERQLDAKEASLSKEPQADEENAITLLIRMPDGTRRGRRFLKSDKLRSLFNFIDIARVVKPNTYRLVRPYPRHAFGDGESESTLNDLGLTSKQEALFLELI from the exons atgGCGTCGACACCGAATCAGGAAGCAATCGACACTTTCATCAGCATCACCGGCGCTTCAAACGCCGTCGCCCTTCAGAAACTCGAG GAACATCGTGGTGATCTTAATCAAGCTGTGAATGCATATTTCAGTGAGGGGGCTCGAAATGT GGTACATGAAGCACCGGTTAATGCCCTTCATGACGATGAAATGGATATAGATGATGTGATTCCAGCTCCGCAGTCTCCTCTATCTATGTTCAATGCAGCTAGAACAATTGGCcgtcctttttctcttttggattCGGACTTTGCTAGAGGTATATTTGATAGTGATCCTCTTATGCCACGCCCTCCGTTTGTTAGTCATCCCAGAGAGGTTAGGCAGATACCAATAGAGGTTAAGGATAGCAGCAGTGGGCCATCAGGACGATCTAGTGATGCTCCTACTATTGAGGATGTGACTGAAACAACACATGTTCAAGGTCCAGCTACTCAAGGAACTGTTATTATAGATgaagagagtgatgatgatattcCTTATGCACCCAGGGGACAAAGTAGGCAAGACGGACTTGCTGGTTCTGTAGCCAATAATAATCAAGATTACAatgatattgaagaagaaatgatcaGAGCTGCCATTGAGGCCTCAAAGAAGGAGGCTGGG ggATCAACTAACCCTTTGCTTGAAGAGAGGCCCCCTCACATGGAAGATGATGACGACATAGCAAAAGCTGTTACAATGTCATTGAAG TCAGCGGAGGAAGAGGTTTTGCGCGGTCAAGGGTATAAGGCCTCAACCTCAGAAATAGGAGCTTCTGAAGTGACTGCTGCTCAAGGACCTCAGGATACCCAAGCCCTGAACGGAAG ATTGGCAGCTCCTAGCTCACCATTTGAGGATGACTCCGATGATGTTGATGAGCAACCTCTTATAAGACACAGGCCAAGACGTGCAGCATCGGGATCTCTGGCTCCACCTAACGTTGATCGTTCCCGGAGTGGGAGTCCTGAAGAAGAACGTGCAAGTATTAATCCCGAGGAGCGTGGCAGTGGGTTTCCTTCAGAG TGGGGAGGCATTTCGTCTGAGGAACATGATGAAGCTGTCATGCTTGAGGCGGCCATGTTTGGTGGCATTCCTGAAACTGGATATAATCCTCCTCTTCCATTCTTGCCTCCTCAGCCGAGGGCTCAACCACCTCCACCCTCACCTTCACTGACAGCTCAGAGGTTAATACGGGAACAGCAG GATGATGAGTATCTTGCATCCCTGCAAGCTGACCGAGATAAAGAAATTAAATCCATTAGAGAGGAAGAAACTGCTAGAAAGGCTTTTCtggaggaagaaaagaaaaaagaggaagaagctcaAAGAAAACTCGAGGAAGAACAG GAGCTAGAGAGGCAGCTAGATGCAAAAGAAGCATCTCTATCTAAGGAGCCACAAGCAGACGAAGAGAATGCCATTACCCTTCTAATCCGGATGCCAGATGGCACCCGACGTGGCCGCCGGTTCCTTAAATCCGACAAACTCCGA TCTCTTTTTAACTTTATAGACATTGCCAGAGTGGTGAAACCCAACACTTACAGACTG GTGAGGCCATATCCAAGGCATGCGTTTGGAGATGGAGAAAGTGAGTCTACCTTGAACGATCTTGGGCTGACCAGCAAACAAGAAGCATTGTTCCTTGAGCTTATCTAA
- the LOC104737178 gene encoding putative F-box/kelch-repeat protein At4g11750: MRNSQVDLPYLPDDLWLNCLARVSRLYYPILSIVSKRFRSLVESLELYEIRTLLGNIENCLYLSLGFSSDQSDARWFTLCKRTTRNPNPNFNSRWFASCFRPHSILTNHTMVSVPTYNLTSSTESTRIAIGSNIYMIGVLGDGAFSSRILFMDCRSHTLQKTPSMQTAKKNPLIRVLDGKIYVVEGCNDPDYSTFIECFDPETQTWEHVPSPSAEIRGRYVSTSLVLDGKLYLFGDKNLVYKPIENKWDVVGLEIPLRWNPTDFAGAVVDNVIYSYGRRSVVWYDSERRQWRYLKGLAKLPKLPKLPNQGLFVRLVGYSGKIVVLWENDVRGTDPKKKMIWCAEIALERRNGRKVYGKIEWCDVVLTVPKSCSLLHFMTVTV; the protein is encoded by the coding sequence ATGAGGAATTCACAGGTTGATTTGCCTTATCTTCCTGATGATTTGTGGTTGAACTGTTTAGCCCGTGTCTCCAGATTGTACTACCCGATTCTCTCCATAGTTTCCAAGAGATTCCGCTCCCTCGTGGAATCGCTTGAGCTTTACGAGATCCGAACGCTCTTAGGAAACATCGAGAATTGTCTTTATTTGAGCTTAGGTTTCAGTTCTGATCAATCTGATGCACGCTGGTTCACTTTATGCAAGAGAACAACTcgaaaccctaaccctaacttTAACTCACGATGGTTCGCTTCCTGCTTTAGACCACATAGTATCCTAACGAATCACACTATGGTCTCAGTTCCAACTTACAATCTCACTTCTTCGACTGAGTCGACTCGTATCGCCATTggttctaatatatatatgattggcGTATTAGGAGATGGCGCCTTCTCGTCTAGGATCTTATTCATGGACTGCCGGTCTCATACTTTACAGAAAACTCCAAGCATGCAGACGGCCAAAAAGAATCCCttaattagggttcttgatgGGAAGATATATGTAGTGGAAGGATGCAATGATCCTGATTACTCGACATTTATCGAGTGTTTTGATCCCGAAACCCAAACATGGGAGCATGTGCCGAGCCCTAGCGCGGAGATACGTGGTAGGTACGTATCAACAAGTTTAGTTTTGGACGGGAAGCTTTACCTGTTTGGGGATAAAAATCTGGTTTACAAGCCCATAGAAAATAAATGGGATGTGGTAGGATTAGAGATACCTTTGCGTTGGAATCCCACTGATTTTGCTGGCGCAGTAGTAGACAACGTAATCTACTCTTATGGAAGACGTAGTGTGGTATGGTACGACTCAGAGAGAAGACAGTGGAGATATTTGAAGGGTTTGGCAAAACTACCAAAATTACCGAAATTACCAAATCAAGGTCTTTTTGTTAGATTGGTGGGTTATAGTGGAAAAATTGTGGTTTTGTGGGAGAATGATGTGCGTGGTACAGATcctaagaagaagatgatttggtgTGCCGAGATTGCTCTTGAAAGGCGTAATGGACGTAAGGTTTATGGGAAGATTGAGTGGTGTGATGTTGTGCTTACTGTCCCCAAGTCATGTTCTTTATTGCATTTTATGACTGTTACTGTTTGA